In Lycium barbarum isolate Lr01 chromosome 9, ASM1917538v2, whole genome shotgun sequence, the DNA window GGAGTTTATACTAGAAGGCAGATTAATAAACTTAATAAACCATGATGAATGCTCTTATATGGAATATTAGGTCTGTTAATACCATGGAAGCTTTTACAAGGTTGATAAAACTGAATCAAAAATACCATTTTGGTTTTATAGGattaatggaaccttttcaagatTCAGGCAAGATAGAGGAATATAGAAGGAGACTTGGAATGGAGCTTGCATTAGTTAATATATCTGGTAAAATTTGGGATTTTGTGGAAGATATTTTTGACTATTACATAATGGTGGATCATCAGCAGCATTTAACCATTAAATTAAGGGTTAGAGGAAGTCAGGAGGATATGCTAGTGTCATTAGTGTATGCAAAAAGTACTAAAACTGAAAGATTGGAGTTGTGGGACTCTTTGGAGGATTTATTTACCTCAGTTGATATTCCTTGGATGATTGGGGGTGATTTTAATTCAATAACCTCAGAAGATGAGAAATTTTGTGGTCTTCCAGTAACCATCAATGAAATTCAAGATTTCAGAGGTTGTATTCATAATTGTGGAATATCAGATTTGGGATTTAGTGGCAGTaaatttacttggtggaatggccAAAGTGGGGATGATTGTATTTTTAAGAGATTGGATAGATGCTTGGGTAATCTGCTCCTACAAGCAAAGTATTCTAGTGTAGGTATCAAACATTTGATTAGGAGTGGGTCAGATCATGCTCCTATGTTAATTTCCTACACAGGAGACAATAGAAGCATCAAAAAACCTTTTAAGTTTTTGAATTTTTGGGTGAAGCAGGAAGGTTTTATAGAGTTGATTAAACAAAACTGGACAGCTGACTTTCTGGCAAATCCTTTCATACTTTTTCATCATAAATTGAAGAAGGTGAAAACAGCATTGGCACAATGGAGTAAAGCAACTTTTGGGAATATATTTCAAGAAATTGAAGCTCTTGAAGAGATCATTAAGGTGAAGGAAACTCAATTTCAGAATTTTCCAACTCCTAATAACAGACAGGAATTGCATAAAGTACAGGCAGAATTACACAGATATTTACATCTAGAGGAAGAATTTTGGAAACAGAAAGTTGGGATGCAGTGGTTTCAGGATGGGGatagaaatacaaaaaaattTCATGCCTATGTTCAGGGGAGAAGGAAACAGATGCAAATTAGAAGAATCCAAGGAGATGATGGGAGCTGGATAGAAGAAGAAGGGGGAATAATTGCTGAAGCCATCAGATTCTACACTGCTCAATTTACAAAGGAAGAAGATCCTAAAGATTTTGATATTTTAAATCATTTTCCCAGGATGATTTTTGAAGAAGAAAACTTATGAATTGAAGCAGAACCAACTAAAGAAGAGGTGAAGGCAGTGGTTTTTCAACTAAATGGTGAGAGTGCAGGAGGACCTGATGGTTTTACTGGTGTATTTTATCAAGCTTGTTGGGAAATCATTGGAGAGGATGTTACTAATATGATGAAGGCTTTCTTTTGTAGAGCAGAGCTGTCCAAGTTTGTTACTCATACTAATTTGGTCTTATTAC includes these proteins:
- the LOC132611739 gene encoding uncharacterized protein LOC132611739 yields the protein MMNALIWNIRSVNTMEAFTRLIKLNQKYHFGFIGLMEPFQDSGKIEEYRRRLGMELALVNISGKIWDFVEDIFDYYIMVDHQQHLTIKLRVRGSQEDMLVSLVYAKSTKTERLELWDSLEDLFTSVDIPWMIGGDFNSITSEDEKFCGLPVTINEIQDFRGCIHNCGISDLGFSGSKFTWWNGQSGDDCIFKRLDRCLGNLLLQAKYSSVGIKHLIRSGSDHAPMLISYTGDNRSIKKPFKFLNFWVKQEGFIELIKQNWTADFLANPFILFHHKLKKVKTALAQWSKATFGNIFQEIEALEEIIKVKETQFQNFPTPNNRQELHKVQAELHRYLHLEEEFWKQKVGMQWFQDGDRNTKKFHAYVQGRRKQMQIRRIQGDDGSWIEEEGGIIAEAIRFYTAQFTKEEDPKDFDILNHFPRMIFEEENL